In Desulfofundulus kuznetsovii DSM 6115, the following are encoded in one genomic region:
- a CDS encoding 3-hydroxybutyryl-CoA dehydrogenase, which yields MDVQKVMVVGAGQMGSGIAQVAAVAGCRVILNDIKDEFVQRGLSNIEKNLSRDVSKGRLQEDQKAEILARITPSTSLADAKDVDLVIEAAIENMEVKSSIFKQLDEICPAHTILATNTSSLPITQIAAATKRPEKVIGMHFMNPVPVMKLVEVIRGLATSDETFAVVKAMSERMGKVPVEVNDAPGFVSNRVLLPMINEAIFCVYEGIATPEAVDQVMKLGMNHPMGPLALADLIGLDTCLYILEVLHKELGDSKYRPCPLLRKYVAAGWLGRKTGRGFYVYNQ from the coding sequence ATGGATGTACAAAAGGTAATGGTTGTCGGTGCCGGCCAGATGGGTTCGGGCATTGCCCAGGTGGCGGCAGTGGCCGGCTGCCGGGTCATTTTAAATGACATTAAAGATGAATTTGTTCAACGGGGCCTGAGCAATATCGAAAAGAACCTGAGCCGGGATGTAAGCAAAGGGAGGTTGCAGGAAGATCAAAAGGCAGAAATCCTCGCGCGCATTACACCTTCCACCAGTCTGGCCGATGCTAAAGATGTGGACCTGGTCATTGAAGCGGCTATAGAAAATATGGAAGTGAAATCCAGCATTTTTAAACAACTGGATGAAATTTGCCCCGCCCACACCATCCTGGCCACCAACACCTCGTCCCTGCCCATAACCCAGATTGCCGCGGCAACGAAAAGGCCGGAAAAGGTCATCGGCATGCACTTTATGAACCCGGTGCCGGTAATGAAGCTGGTAGAAGTTATCCGTGGACTGGCTACCTCCGATGAAACCTTTGCGGTGGTCAAGGCCATGAGTGAACGCATGGGCAAGGTGCCCGTGGAGGTCAACGATGCTCCGGGTTTTGTATCCAACCGGGTGCTTCTGCCCATGATCAACGAAGCCATTTTCTGCGTTTACGAAGGAATAGCCACTCCCGAAGCAGTGGACCAGGTGATGAAACTGGGTATGAACCATCCCATGGGACCCCTGGCTCTGGCGGATCTCATTGGCCTGGACACATGTCTTTACATTTTGGAAGTGCTGCACAAGGAACTGGGTGACAGCAAGTACCGCCCCTGTCCCCTCCTGAGAAAATACGTAGCCGCCGGCTGGTTGGGCCGCAAGACCGGACGGGGATTCTACGTTTACAACCAGTGA
- a CDS encoding LexA family protein codes for MKNYYEEIGKRIKIAREDRGLTQEQLGEKLGFTKTAINLYEKGKRRISIDDLKRISTILGKPLSFFLGESIVPMETISTLIQKPLADFLPIKQVPLLGTIRAGASPYSEADILGYVSIDKELDADFAFKVRDDSMSGAGIMPGDIAICKKVDAAEPGQLAVAFINGDEVAVRYIISEDGLWKLRAANPQYEDVPFSPSEKRIHGIVVLIQKKPPALAERVYAGQTDDWLQVREVAAKYGISPEKAKRLLESFGRLMESEQGEAVDDRDDE; via the coding sequence ATGAAAAATTATTATGAAGAAATTGGCAAAAGAATAAAGATTGCCCGGGAAGACCGGGGACTCACCCAGGAGCAGCTGGGTGAAAAGCTGGGGTTCACTAAAACAGCCATCAACCTTTACGAAAAAGGGAAAAGGCGGATTTCCATAGATGATTTAAAACGAATATCAACCATTCTGGGCAAGCCCCTGTCCTTTTTTTTGGGGGAAAGCATTGTCCCAATGGAAACCATCAGTACGCTTATCCAGAAACCCCTGGCCGACTTCCTGCCCATCAAACAAGTCCCCCTTTTAGGGACCATACGCGCCGGGGCTTCCCCCTACAGTGAAGCGGATATTCTTGGTTACGTAAGCATCGACAAAGAGCTTGACGCCGATTTTGCCTTTAAGGTAAGGGATGACAGTATGAGCGGGGCCGGAATCATGCCCGGAGATATAGCCATTTGTAAAAAAGTTGACGCGGCAGAGCCGGGCCAGCTAGCTGTCGCATTCATAAACGGGGATGAGGTAGCCGTAAGGTATATCATTTCCGAGGATGGTCTTTGGAAGCTACGTGCGGCCAACCCCCAATATGAAGATGTTCCTTTTAGCCCCAGCGAAAAAAGGATTCATGGCATCGTAGTGTTAATCCAGAAAAAGCCACCAGCATTGGCAGAGAGAGTTTATGCCGGCCAAACCGACGACTGGCTGCAGGTCAGGGAAGTGGCGGCAAAATACGGCATTAGCCCGGAAAAGGCCAAGCGGCTGCTTGAATCCTTTGGCAGGTTAATGGAAAGTGAACAGGGAGAAGCCGTTGATGACAGGGATGACGAGTAA
- a CDS encoding aspartyl-phosphate phosphatase Spo0E family protein yields the protein MDRKLRVQIEHLRRRLNGIDREDQDQLLALSRRLDRLIVQYQRQVLVALKDRQGCLGLKK from the coding sequence TTGGATCGGAAACTCAGGGTGCAAATTGAGCACCTGCGCCGGAGGTTGAACGGCATAGACAGGGAGGATCAGGATCAGCTCCTGGCTTTAAGCCGGCGCCTGGACAGGTTGATTGTACAGTACCAGCGGCAGGTTCTTGTGGCCCTGAAGGATAGACAAGGGTGCCTCGGTCTAAAAAAGTAA
- a CDS encoding enoyl-CoA hydratase-related protein yields the protein MSWNNILVEKDGPVAILTINRPQVLNALNAETLTEIDGAIEELGADPAVRVIIITGAGEKAFVAGADIAFMSKLTPLEAKDFARLGQKVLSKIENLPKPVIAAVNGFALGGGCELAMACDIRVASEKAKFGQPEVNLGLIAGFGGTQRLTRLVNPGLAKEILFTADMFDAETARRIGLVNHVVPAEELLSFCRGMAERIAARGPVAVRLTKEAVNEGLEMDLEKALAHEADLFGLVFATADREEGIAAFLSKRKPQFQGR from the coding sequence ATGTCCTGGAATAATATCCTGGTGGAAAAGGATGGCCCGGTGGCCATACTCACCATCAACCGGCCGCAGGTGTTGAACGCACTAAATGCCGAGACGCTTACGGAGATCGACGGGGCCATCGAGGAACTGGGGGCGGACCCGGCGGTACGGGTAATTATTATTACCGGTGCGGGGGAGAAGGCCTTTGTGGCCGGGGCAGACATTGCCTTTATGAGCAAGCTGACCCCCCTGGAGGCTAAAGATTTTGCCCGGCTGGGACAGAAAGTATTGAGCAAGATTGAAAACCTGCCCAAACCGGTAATTGCCGCCGTCAACGGCTTTGCCCTGGGCGGCGGGTGCGAACTGGCCATGGCCTGTGATATTCGCGTGGCCTCGGAAAAGGCTAAATTTGGGCAACCGGAGGTGAATCTTGGTTTGATTGCCGGTTTTGGCGGTACCCAGCGTTTGACCAGACTGGTTAACCCCGGCCTGGCCAAGGAGATTTTGTTTACGGCGGACATGTTTGATGCCGAAACCGCCAGGCGCATAGGACTGGTGAATCATGTGGTTCCGGCTGAGGAACTGCTTAGCTTTTGCCGGGGGATGGCCGAGCGCATTGCCGCCCGGGGACCGGTGGCTGTACGGTTGACCAAGGAAGCCGTGAATGAAGGACTGGAAATGGACCTGGAGAAGGCCCTGGCCCACGAGGCGGATCTTTTCGGGCTGGTATTTGCCACGGCCGACCGGGAAGAAGGTATTGCGGCCTTTTTAAGCAAGCGCAAGCCGCAATTCCAGGGACGTTAA